One window from the genome of Scatophagus argus isolate fScaArg1 chromosome 13, fScaArg1.pri, whole genome shotgun sequence encodes:
- the LOC124069821 gene encoding GTP-binding protein Rheb codes for MPQPKSRKIAILGYRSVGKSSLTIQFVEGQFVDSYDPTIENTFTKMITINGQEYHLQLVDTAGQDEYSIFPQTYSIDINGYILVYSVTSNKSFEVVQVIHEKLLDMVGKVQVPIMLVGNKNDLHMERVISCEEGKALAESWNAAFMESSAKENQTAVEVFRRMILEAEKMDGGVQPGKTSCSMM; via the exons ATGCCGCAGCCGAAATCACGAAAAATCGCCATCCTCGGTTACAGATCCGTAG GAAAGTCCTCCTTGACAATTCAGTTTGTGGAAGGCCAGTTTGTTGACTCCTATGATCCAACAATAGAAAACA catttaCTAAAATGATCACAATAAATGGACAAGAGTACCATCTTCAGCTGGTAGACACAGCAGGGCAG GATGAGTACTCCATCTTCCCACAGACCTACTCCATAGACATCAACGGTTACATTCTGGTCTATTCAGTCACGTCTAATAAAAG CTTTGAAGTCGTACAAGTTATCCATGAAAAACTATTGGACATGGTGGGAAAAGTTCA AGTACCAATTATGCTCGTTGGAAACAAGAACGACCTACATATGGAGCG aGTAATCAGTTGTGAAGAAGGAAAAGCATTAGCGGAATCCTGGAATGCTGCCTTCATGGAGTCCTCAGCTAAAGAGAACCAG acgGCTGTGGAGGTTTTCCGCAGGATGATCCTGGAGGCAGAGAAGATGGACGGCGGCGTGCAGCCAGGAAAAACGTCCTGCTCCATGATGTAG
- the ly97.3 gene encoding uncharacterized protein ly97.3: MKVLVLAVSVALLFTAGEALDCHRCVSRTAGAGCELTVETCKPGKDGCAAARFLRPPHGQFQKCMAMSDCQMLKMNAYINMKCCSDDMCNTL, from the exons atgAAGGTGTTGGTCTTGGCAGTAAGTGTGGCCCTGCTGTTTACAGCTG GTGAAGCCCTGGACTGCCACAGGTGCGTCTCGAGAACGGCTGGAGCAGGCTGTGAGCTCACTGTAGAGACCTGTAAACCAGGGAAGGatggctgtgctgctgccagGTTCCTCAGACCACCAC ATGGCCAGTTCCAGAAATGCATGGCTATGTCAGACTGCCAGATGCTGAAGATGAACGCCTACATCAACATGAAGTGCTGTAGCGACGACATGTGCAACACTTTGTGA
- the LOC124069406 gene encoding gamma-crystallin N-A, with protein MTQYSGKIVFYEGKCFTGRKLEICSECDNFQDRGFMNRVNSVRVESGAFICFDHPDFKGQQYILEHGEYPEFQRWNAHNDHMGSCRPIRMHGEHYRMELFEGDNFTGQCVELCDDCPFLQARGLTKNCVNSIKVYGDGAWVLYEEPNYRGRMYIVERGNYCTHMEWQAENPNIQSIRRVANYF; from the exons ATGACTCAGTACTCAGGAAAG atCGTGTTCTACGAGGGAAAATGTTTCactgggaggaagctggagatCTGCAGCGAGTGCGACAACTTCCAGGACCGTGGCTTCATGAACAGGGTCAACTCTGTCCGTGTGGAGAGCGGGGCCTTCATCTGCTTCGACCATCCAGACTTCAAGGGCCAGCAGTACATTCTGGAGCACGGAGAGTACCCTGAATTCCAGCGCTGGAATGCCCATAACGATCACATGGGCTCCTGCAGGCCAATCAGGAtg CATGGAGAGCACTACAGGATGGAGCTGTTCGAAGGAGACAACTTCACCGGCCAGTGTGTGGAGCTGTGCGACGACTGTCCGTTCCTGCAGGCCAGAGGTCTGACCAAGAACTGTGTCAACTCCATCAAGGTTTACGGAGACGGAGC CTGGGTCCTGTATGAGGAGCCGAACTACCGCGGCCGCATGTACATCGTGGAGAGAGGAAATTACTGCACCCACATGGAGTGGCAGGCGGAGAACCCCAACATCCAGTCTATTCGCAGGGTGGCGAACTACTTCTAA